A single window of Thalassomonas viridans DNA harbors:
- the pspB gene encoding envelope stress response membrane protein PspB, with amino-acid sequence MVPFIIFMLIVAPMWLILHYRSKRQVSQGLSEEEYFQLAELAETADKMAERIKTLEAILDVESPEWRGKY; translated from the coding sequence ATGGTGCCCTTTATTATTTTTATGTTGATTGTGGCACCTATGTGGCTGATTTTGCATTACCGCAGCAAGCGCCAGGTCAGCCAGGGGTTAAGTGAAGAGGAATATTTCCAGTTAGCTGAACTGGCTGAAACGGCAGATAAAATGGCGGAGCGTATTAAAACGCTCGAAGCCATTCTCGATGTGGAATCGCCCGAGTGGCGGGGCAAGTATTAA
- a CDS encoding ABC transporter substrate-binding protein yields MMKSKLSQALPAMKQLCLLCLLPVLLSGCYGNDKGSLSANSVIYCAEGSPESFNPQTVTSGTTIDAVSYQLYDRLISFQTENNEIGPSLAKSWHVTRDGKMITFYLRKDVTFHQTDYFTPTRSLNADDVLFSFNRLLDPEHKFHYVSGGKYPFFQSVGFGSLVDEVEKINDYTVRFKLSRADSSFLANLATDFAVILSAEYADQLAAENAYHKIDLLPVGTGPYKFKEYRVGSLIRYYRHENYWRDQVAIEQLVYDITPSKTGRLTKLLANECDVIAYPVAHEKIKEHPNLALEAVTSFNVSYLGFNTQKPPFDNKLVRQAIAYAINKQAIIDAIYFGHAEIAKSLLPGSSWAHDESIKDHGFSIDKAKALLAQAGYPDGLTMDIWALPVQRAYNPNALTTAKLIQADLQQIGVTVNIVSNYEWGTFSRLLARGEHQAVLLGWSADHPDPDNFFTPILSCASMNTGNNRAFWCNEAFDDNLYKSLQTTNTRERKKHYARALRILSEEVPLLPIAHSRRYQARHKNVRGELLHPFGGIDFSGVSKN; encoded by the coding sequence ATGATGAAGAGTAAACTTTCACAGGCCTTGCCCGCAATGAAACAGCTCTGTTTACTGTGCCTGCTGCCCGTACTGTTAAGCGGCTGTTATGGTAACGACAAAGGCTCTTTAAGCGCCAACAGCGTGATTTACTGCGCGGAAGGCTCGCCGGAAAGTTTTAATCCGCAAACCGTGACCTCGGGCACCACCATAGATGCGGTTTCTTACCAGCTGTACGACCGGCTGATCAGCTTCCAGACGGAAAACAACGAGATCGGCCCGTCGCTGGCAAAATCCTGGCACGTTACCCGCGACGGCAAGATGATCACCTTTTACCTGCGCAAAGACGTCACTTTTCATCAAACCGATTATTTTACTCCGACCCGGTCCCTCAATGCCGATGATGTCTTGTTCAGCTTTAACCGCCTGCTCGATCCGGAGCATAAATTCCATTATGTTTCCGGGGGCAAATACCCTTTTTTCCAAAGCGTCGGCTTCGGTTCCCTGGTTGATGAAGTGGAAAAAATCAATGATTACACCGTACGCTTTAAGCTCAGCCGCGCCGACAGTTCCTTTCTCGCCAACCTGGCCACCGACTTTGCCGTGATTCTATCCGCCGAATACGCCGATCAGCTGGCGGCAGAAAACGCCTACCACAAAATCGACTTGCTGCCGGTGGGCACCGGGCCGTATAAATTTAAGGAATACCGGGTCGGCTCCTTGATCCGTTATTACCGCCATGAGAACTACTGGCGCGACCAGGTTGCCATAGAGCAGCTGGTTTATGACATTACCCCAAGCAAAACCGGACGCTTAACCAAACTGCTGGCCAATGAGTGCGATGTAATTGCCTACCCGGTGGCCCATGAAAAAATCAAAGAACACCCCAACCTGGCCCTGGAAGCAGTGACTTCCTTTAATGTCAGTTATTTAGGCTTTAACACCCAAAAGCCGCCTTTTGACAATAAACTCGTGCGCCAGGCCATCGCCTACGCCATTAATAAACAGGCCATTATCGATGCCATCTATTTCGGCCATGCCGAAATTGCCAAATCATTATTACCCGGCTCTTCCTGGGCCCATGACGAAAGCATCAAAGATCACGGCTTTTCCATCGACAAGGCCAAGGCGCTGCTGGCACAGGCGGGTTATCCCGACGGCCTGACCATGGACATCTGGGCCCTGCCGGTACAAAGGGCCTACAACCCCAACGCCCTGACCACAGCCAAACTTATCCAGGCGGATCTGCAGCAGATAGGGGTTACCGTTAATATCGTCAGTAATTACGAGTGGGGCACCTTTTCTCGCCTGCTGGCCAGGGGAGAGCACCAGGCGGTCCTGCTCGGCTGGTCGGCGGATCACCCGGATCCCGATAATTTTTTTACCCCGATCCTCAGCTGTGCCTCCATGAATACCGGCAACAACCGGGCATTCTGGTGCAATGAAGCCTTCGATGACAATCTCTATAAGTCCCTGCAAACCACCAATACCCGGGAGCGCAAAAAACATTATGCCCGGGCGCTGCGCATTCTCTCGGAAGAAGTACCGCTTTTGCCCATAGCCCACTCCCGCCGTTATCAGGCCAGGCACAAAAACGTCCGGGGCGAGCTGCTGCATCCCTTTGGCGGCATCGACTTTAGCGGGGTAAGTAAAAACTGA
- the pspC gene encoding envelope stress response membrane protein PspC: MSNRKRGELYRIPSQGRVAGVCAGVADYFGWETWLVRILLVSGVLLGMGWFIVIYIAAWFILDKKNGESKAKKAKASPQETESRQPAKQDITNESIKVKARIWQAGEPPKQALYDIRRKFMALEKQLRSIESYVTSAEFTVSREINRL; encoded by the coding sequence ATGAGCAACCGTAAGCGAGGCGAATTATATCGTATCCCAAGCCAGGGCCGGGTGGCCGGTGTCTGTGCCGGCGTAGCCGATTACTTCGGCTGGGAGACCTGGCTGGTGAGGATTTTGCTGGTGTCCGGTGTTTTATTGGGCATGGGCTGGTTTATTGTTATCTATATTGCCGCCTGGTTTATTTTGGATAAAAAAAATGGTGAGTCTAAGGCTAAAAAGGCGAAAGCCAGTCCGCAGGAGACAGAGTCAAGGCAGCCGGCCAAACAAGATATCACCAATGAGTCTATCAAGGTGAAGGCGCGCATCTGGCAAGCCGGAGAGCCCCCCAAACAGGCGTTATATGATATCCGGCGTAAATTTATGGCACTGGAAAAGCAGTTGCGTTCAATAGAAAGTTATGTGACTTCGGCCGAGTTTACCGTATCGAGAGAAATTAACCGTTTGTAG
- the lepB gene encoding signal peptidase I: MKLTQKMLLPLRENYRFILFIALMLVFRSAVADWNSVPTGSMKPTIVEGDRILVNKMAYDLRLPFTRVSLWKLADPQRGDIVIFDSQVSGNRLVKRVIGLPGDTVGMQDNVLKINDKQLSYHSLSPSLSQAEGQADKMEYLPGMQHSIRVQENGSGLSSFREVTVPEGHYLVLGDNRDNSSDSRVIGFVPRQEIVGRSKTVVMSFDYENYYLPRGERYLHTL; encoded by the coding sequence ATGAAGTTAACTCAGAAGATGTTGTTACCGTTAAGGGAAAATTACAGGTTTATTCTGTTTATTGCCCTGATGTTGGTTTTTCGCAGCGCGGTTGCCGACTGGAACAGCGTACCCACAGGTTCGATGAAACCGACCATAGTTGAAGGCGACAGGATTTTAGTTAATAAAATGGCTTATGATCTGCGCCTGCCCTTTACCCGGGTATCCTTATGGAAACTTGCTGATCCTCAGCGGGGGGATATAGTGATTTTTGACTCTCAGGTGAGCGGCAATCGCCTGGTGAAGCGGGTGATAGGCTTACCCGGAGATACGGTTGGCATGCAGGACAATGTCCTGAAAATCAACGATAAGCAATTAAGCTATCACAGCCTTTCACCGTCTCTTTCCCAGGCAGAAGGTCAGGCGGACAAAATGGAATATCTGCCCGGTATGCAACACAGTATCCGGGTGCAGGAAAACGGCTCGGGATTATCGAGTTTCAGGGAAGTGACCGTGCCGGAAGGTCACTACCTGGTGTTGGGGGATAACCGGGATAACAGCTCGGATTCGCGGGTAATAGGTTTTGTACCCAGGCAGGAAATTGTCGGCCGTTCAAAAACCGTGGTCATGTCGTTTGATTATGAGAACTATTATTTGCCCCGCGGTGAACGTTACCTGCACACCCTGTAG
- a CDS encoding ABC transporter permease subunit translates to MARHKIYQEEEFPSPFIQLWLIFRQSPVVMIGFGSFLFLTVLAVFSPLLTPYSPVDSHLNHLLMPPAWDDEGDISYLLGTDNLGRDMLSRLMHGTSLTFGLSFIVVIISLVIGVIIGSLSALTKGIKSSFLNHFLDVILSIPSLLLAIVIVAILGPGLDNTLWAIVMVLIPQFVHITRNAVKEELTKDYVLASRLDGAGSLRILSYSVFPNIIEKIVSQATLAQSAAILDIAALGFLGLGAPIPLPEWGAMLSNGIDLFYIAPWTVYLPGLAILFAVVATNLVGEGMRHAIRQRKES, encoded by the coding sequence ATGGCACGTCATAAGATTTACCAGGAAGAGGAGTTTCCTTCTCCCTTTATCCAGCTGTGGCTTATTTTCAGGCAAAGCCCTGTGGTGATGATAGGCTTCGGTAGTTTTTTGTTTTTAACCGTACTGGCGGTGTTTTCGCCGCTGCTGACCCCCTACTCCCCGGTCGACAGCCACTTGAATCATTTATTGATGCCGCCGGCCTGGGACGACGAAGGGGATATCAGTTACCTGCTGGGCACAGACAACCTGGGACGGGATATGCTATCGCGCCTGATGCACGGCACTTCCCTGACCTTTGGCCTAAGCTTTATCGTGGTCATCATCTCCCTGGTGATAGGGGTGATCATCGGCTCGCTCTCGGCCTTAACCAAAGGCATAAAATCCAGCTTTCTCAACCATTTTCTCGATGTGATCTTATCCATCCCTTCGTTATTGCTGGCGATTGTTATCGTCGCCATATTGGGTCCAGGGCTGGACAATACCCTGTGGGCCATAGTTATGGTGCTGATCCCGCAATTTGTCCATATTACCCGCAATGCCGTTAAAGAAGAGCTGACCAAAGATTATGTGCTCGCCTCCCGGCTTGACGGCGCCGGTTCGTTAAGGATACTCAGCTATTCGGTTTTTCCCAATATCATAGAAAAAATCGTCAGCCAGGCCACCCTGGCCCAGTCGGCCGCCATTTTAGATATCGCCGCCCTGGGCTTTCTCGGGCTCGGTGCCCCGATTCCACTGCCGGAATGGGGAGCCATGTTGTCTAATGGTATAGATCTGTTTTATATTGCCCCCTGGACCGTTTATTTACCCGGGCTGGCGATCTTGTTTGCCGTGGTTGCCACTAACCTGGTAGGTGAAGGCATGCGCCACGCGATAAGACAACGGAAAGAAAGCTAA
- the pspB gene encoding envelope stress response membrane protein PspB → MVPVIIFMLVVAPIWLILHYRSKRQVSQGLSEEEYIQLSELSETADKMAERIKTLEAILDVETPNWRDKV, encoded by the coding sequence ATGGTACCTGTGATCATTTTTATGTTGGTAGTGGCGCCTATCTGGCTGATACTGCATTACCGCAGCAAGCGCCAGGTCAGCCAGGGCTTAAGTGAAGAAGAATATATCCAGCTATCTGAATTATCCGAAACCGCAGATAAAATGGCCGAGCGCATCAAAACCCTTGAAGCTATCCTGGATGTGGAAACCCCGAACTGGAGAGATAAAGTATGA
- the pspA gene encoding phage shock protein PspA, whose translation MGIFSRFTDIINSNINSLLDKAEDPAKMVRLIIQEMEDTLVEVRSSSAKTLADKKELSRQISRYENEAEQWQEKAELALNKGREDLARAALVEKKKAADNAQALQEELSHVDEHIAKLQNEISQLQDKLADAKARQKAIIMREKTASSRLKVKQNIHSERVNDALSKFDRYERKIDDIEAQVESHDLGSKSLADEIAELEADEKIDDELAQLKAKMTSDKKKK comes from the coding sequence ATGGGTATTTTTTCAAGATTTACAGATATTATTAATTCCAATATTAATAGTTTATTGGATAAAGCGGAAGATCCCGCAAAAATGGTGCGCTTAATCATCCAGGAGATGGAAGATACCCTGGTGGAAGTACGCTCTTCATCGGCGAAAACCCTGGCAGATAAAAAAGAGCTTAGCCGCCAGATTTCCCGTTATGAAAACGAAGCCGAACAGTGGCAGGAGAAAGCCGAGCTGGCCTTAAATAAAGGACGTGAAGATCTGGCCCGTGCTGCCCTGGTGGAGAAAAAGAAAGCGGCAGACAATGCCCAGGCGCTGCAGGAAGAGCTCAGCCATGTGGATGAGCATATTGCCAAACTGCAGAATGAAATTTCCCAACTGCAGGATAAGCTGGCAGACGCCAAGGCAAGGCAAAAAGCCATTATCATGCGGGAAAAAACTGCCAGTTCACGGTTGAAGGTGAAGCAAAACATCCATAGCGAGCGCGTTAACGATGCTTTAAGCAAGTTTGACCGCTATGAGCGTAAAATTGACGATATCGAAGCTCAAGTAGAGTCACATGATCTGGGCAGCAAGTCGCTTGCCGATGAAATTGCCGAACTTGAAGCCGATGAGAAAATTGATGATGAATTAGCCCAGTTAAAGGCTAAAATGACCTCAGATAAGAAAAAGAAATAA
- a CDS encoding oligopeptide/dipeptide ABC transporter ATP-binding protein, translating to MNLLDIRNLSIELVSGNNPILAVDRVSLCMKEGEVRGLVGESGSGKSLLAQAIVGVLDDKWQVDADRFHWRGTDLLRLSPDERKAIISKDVAMIFQEPMACLDPTTTIGEQLEEAVDSRQLSGYFWQKRQQRKAAAIKLLHKVGIKHHEFCIRSYPHQLTEALCQRVMIAIALATRPVLLIADEPTAAMESSNQGQIFRLLASLNQLKNMSILLISHDLENVTHWTNTITVMYSGQFVEAGTTEQIFNRPFHPYTRALVDSSPKANMLLPAKSRLMTLPGSIPILQHLPIGCRLGPRCPRAQQACVQAPKVKNHHGHQVSCHYSLKDTY from the coding sequence ATGAACCTACTCGATATCCGTAACCTTTCCATTGAGCTGGTCTCCGGCAATAACCCGATATTGGCGGTGGACAGGGTCAGCCTGTGCATGAAAGAAGGCGAAGTGCGCGGCCTGGTGGGAGAGTCCGGCTCAGGTAAGTCCCTGCTGGCCCAGGCAATCGTCGGGGTGCTGGATGACAAATGGCAGGTGGATGCCGACCGGTTCCACTGGCGCGGCACAGATCTGCTGCGCCTGTCCCCGGATGAGCGCAAGGCCATTATCTCCAAGGATGTTGCCATGATTTTCCAGGAGCCCATGGCCTGCCTGGATCCCACGACAACCATAGGGGAGCAGCTTGAAGAAGCGGTGGACAGCCGCCAGTTAAGCGGTTATTTCTGGCAAAAGCGCCAGCAGCGCAAAGCGGCGGCGATAAAATTGCTGCATAAGGTGGGCATCAAACATCATGAATTTTGTATCCGCAGCTATCCCCACCAGCTAACCGAAGCCCTGTGTCAGCGGGTAATGATCGCCATCGCCCTGGCCACCCGCCCGGTACTGTTAATCGCCGATGAACCGACCGCGGCCATGGAAAGCAGCAACCAGGGACAGATATTCCGCCTGCTGGCGAGCCTGAACCAGCTAAAGAATATGTCCATTTTGCTTATCAGCCATGATCTGGAAAATGTCACCCACTGGACCAATACCATTACCGTGATGTACAGCGGCCAGTTTGTCGAAGCCGGCACCACGGAGCAGATCTTTAACCGACCGTTTCATCCCTATACCCGGGCCCTGGTGGACAGCAGTCCCAAGGCCAATATGCTGCTGCCGGCAAAATCGAGACTGATGACCTTACCCGGCAGCATCCCGATCCTGCAGCACCTGCCCATAGGTTGCCGCCTGGGTCCCAGATGCCCCAGGGCGCAGCAGGCCTGCGTCCAGGCGCCTAAGGTTAAAAACCATCATGGCCACCAGGTCAGCTGTCACTATTCGTTAAAGGATACCTATTAA
- the pspF gene encoding phage shock protein operon transcriptional activator: MARFNQQDNLLGQSNNFLEVLEKISQIAPLSKPVLIIGERGTGKELVAARLHYLSKRWEQNYLKLNCAALNENLLESELFGYESGAFTGANKRHEGRFERADNGTLFLDEIANTSGLIQEKLLRVVEYGEFERVGGSRTIKTDARLIAATNEDLPSLAERGEFRADLLDRLAFDVITLPPLRERMEDILLLAENFAINMARELDFELFSGFSSKAKQALLDYHWPGNIRELKNVVERSVYRCNNPHLPVHELVIDPFESPYRPSARVKTHDRIAEPKSKAVHAQAPADSAPTEAKNASKNNGQALQFPVSLKDLSQDYEIELLNSALAACQFNQKKTAEALKLTYHQLRGYLKKYNLLDGNINDEE, translated from the coding sequence ATGGCACGTTTTAACCAGCAAGACAACCTCCTGGGTCAATCCAACAATTTTCTTGAAGTGCTGGAAAAAATTTCACAAATCGCTCCCTTAAGCAAACCTGTGCTTATTATCGGCGAGCGGGGCACAGGTAAAGAGCTGGTCGCCGCCCGGCTGCACTACCTTTCCAAGCGCTGGGAGCAGAATTACCTCAAGCTCAACTGTGCCGCCCTCAATGAAAATTTGCTGGAAAGCGAATTGTTCGGTTATGAAAGCGGCGCATTTACCGGCGCCAACAAGCGCCACGAGGGCCGTTTTGAACGGGCCGACAACGGCACCCTGTTTTTAGATGAAATCGCCAACACCTCCGGCCTTATCCAGGAAAAGCTGCTGCGCGTGGTAGAGTACGGCGAATTCGAGCGGGTCGGCGGTTCAAGAACCATCAAAACCGATGCCCGGCTGATCGCCGCCACCAATGAAGACTTGCCCTCGCTGGCCGAACGCGGAGAGTTCCGCGCAGACTTACTCGACCGCCTGGCCTTTGATGTCATTACCTTGCCCCCCTTAAGGGAGCGGATGGAAGATATCTTGCTGCTGGCGGAAAATTTTGCCATCAATATGGCGCGGGAGCTGGATTTTGAATTATTCAGCGGCTTTAGCAGCAAGGCGAAACAAGCCCTGCTCGATTATCACTGGCCGGGCAATATCCGGGAACTAAAAAATGTGGTGGAGCGCAGTGTCTACCGGTGCAACAATCCCCATCTTCCGGTGCACGAACTGGTGATAGATCCGTTTGAATCCCCTTACCGCCCGAGCGCCCGGGTAAAAACCCATGACAGGATAGCCGAGCCCAAAAGCAAAGCCGTGCATGCCCAGGCCCCTGCGGACAGTGCTCCAACAGAAGCGAAAAACGCAAGCAAAAACAACGGCCAGGCGCTGCAGTTCCCGGTGTCGTTAAAAGATTTGTCCCAGGATTATGAAATCGAACTGCTCAACAGCGCCCTCGCCGCCTGCCAGTTTAACCAGAAAAAAACCGCGGAAGCCCTTAAACTTACCTATCACCAGCTCAGGGGCTACCTGAAAAAATACAATCTACTTGATGGAAACATCAATGATGAAGAGTAA
- a CDS encoding ABC transporter permease encodes MLVFIIRRLNLFFFTMLLLTMLTFSLSFLFPGDHLVNLSGQINATPQQLEQLKLAYKSEEGLLQQYFAYLAHLLEGDLGISMASQTPITSEILSLLPATIELSLFALFLAMFVGIPLGFVAAVNHRKAADNIILSIAMLGYSVPVFWLGLLAILVFSIQLGWFPSAGQLSLVYEIEHVTGIQFIDILLSDSVYKWQAFRDASAHIVLPACVVATAPATIFIRLARSSMLAVLETHYIKAARAKGLTFRQIIFRHAVRNALLQIIRHIGLQFANLVTIAMVTEVIFSWPGIGRWLIESIYQRDYTGIQSGLLVLSTFIFIVHILTDFIYAALNPLAREHNHGTS; translated from the coding sequence ATGCTGGTCTTTATTATCCGCAGGCTGAACCTGTTCTTCTTTACCATGTTGCTGTTGACCATGCTGACCTTCAGCCTGTCATTTTTATTTCCCGGCGATCACCTGGTGAATTTAAGCGGGCAAATCAACGCCACCCCGCAGCAGCTGGAGCAACTGAAACTGGCCTACAAAAGCGAGGAAGGTTTACTGCAGCAATATTTTGCCTACCTGGCGCACCTGCTCGAAGGGGATCTCGGCATCTCCATGGCCAGCCAGACACCTATCACCTCGGAAATCCTCAGCCTGCTGCCCGCCACCATAGAGCTGAGCCTGTTTGCTTTGTTCCTGGCGATGTTTGTCGGCATCCCGCTGGGTTTTGTTGCCGCCGTCAACCACAGGAAAGCCGCCGACAATATCATCCTGTCCATCGCCATGTTAGGTTATTCGGTGCCGGTCTTCTGGCTCGGCTTGCTGGCGATCCTGGTGTTTTCCATCCAGCTGGGCTGGTTCCCGTCGGCGGGGCAGTTAAGCCTGGTGTATGAAATCGAACATGTCACCGGCATCCAGTTTATCGATATCCTGCTCAGCGACAGCGTCTACAAATGGCAGGCCTTTCGGGATGCCAGCGCCCATATCGTGCTGCCCGCCTGTGTGGTGGCAACGGCGCCGGCTACCATTTTTATCCGCCTGGCCCGCTCTTCCATGCTAGCGGTGCTGGAAACCCATTATATTAAAGCCGCCCGGGCAAAGGGCCTGACCTTCAGGCAGATTATTTTCCGTCATGCGGTGCGCAACGCCCTGCTGCAGATCATCCGCCATATCGGCCTGCAGTTTGCCAACTTAGTGACCATAGCCATGGTTACCGAGGTTATCTTCAGCTGGCCCGGCATCGGCCGCTGGCTGATCGAAAGCATTTACCAGCGGGACTACACCGGCATCCAGAGCGGCCTGCTGGTGCTGTCCACCTTTATCTTTATCGTCCATATCCTGACCGATTTTATTTATGCCGCGTTAAATCCGCTGGCAAGAGAGCATAACCATGGCACGTCATAA
- a CDS encoding YcjF family protein: MSDKPIKEHNDDYQQQIIFDEQELDIAAEQAKTQEQQLVFDNDNWLAEQEQLSAELELETTPGKVSWLPRIFFALLLLLVSAEAVDFFIRGFSESPFTTGVYAALFACIVFVTGSVLVRETKGLRQLKRQQHRQNTASRVLASGDAPPNRKFDSQKFCRQISAQLPNDLQSTLEQEWTATRMQEHSDAELLALYSREVLTRVDERALKEIAKFSGEATVLVALSPVAILDMALLFWRNIRMIDKISALYGLKLGYWSRLSLIRQVFVNMVYAGASELIADFGSQMVGAELLGKLSARFSQGLGAGLLTAKLGIKTMHTCRPLPFHEDPPKLNLVRKELQQQLKALLKNSPQKKDESL, encoded by the coding sequence ATGAGTGATAAGCCGATAAAAGAGCATAACGACGATTACCAGCAGCAGATTATTTTTGACGAACAGGAGCTGGATATAGCGGCAGAGCAGGCAAAAACGCAGGAGCAACAGCTGGTATTCGATAACGACAACTGGTTGGCGGAGCAGGAGCAGCTATCGGCGGAGCTTGAGCTGGAAACAACACCGGGCAAGGTCTCCTGGCTGCCGCGTATTTTCTTTGCTTTACTCTTGTTGCTGGTGTCGGCGGAAGCGGTTGATTTTTTTATCCGCGGTTTTAGCGAAAGTCCTTTTACCACAGGGGTTTATGCCGCGCTGTTTGCCTGCATTGTTTTTGTCACCGGTTCGGTGCTGGTGCGGGAAACGAAAGGTTTGAGGCAGCTTAAGCGCCAGCAGCACAGGCAAAATACCGCCAGCAGAGTGCTGGCCAGCGGCGATGCGCCACCCAACAGGAAATTCGACAGCCAGAAGTTTTGCCGGCAGATCAGTGCGCAGCTGCCTAATGATCTGCAAAGCACCCTGGAGCAGGAATGGACGGCTACCCGGATGCAGGAACATTCGGACGCCGAGTTGCTGGCGCTGTATTCCCGTGAGGTGCTGACCAGGGTGGATGAAAGAGCGTTGAAGGAAATCGCAAAATTTTCCGGTGAAGCCACGGTACTGGTGGCGCTCAGCCCGGTGGCTATACTGGATATGGCCCTGTTATTCTGGCGAAATATCAGAATGATAGACAAGATCTCCGCCTTATACGGTTTAAAGCTGGGCTACTGGAGCCGCCTCAGCCTGATCCGCCAGGTGTTTGTTAACATGGTATATGCCGGCGCCAGTGAATTAATTGCCGACTTCGGCAGCCAGATGGTGGGAGCTGAGCTGCTGGGCAAGTTATCGGCACGCTTTTCCCAGGGGCTGGGAGCGGGTTTGTTAACGGCGAAACTGGGCATTAAAACCATGCATACCTGCCGTCCTTTACCTTTCCACGAAGATCCGCCGAAACTGAATCTGGTACGAAAAGAGCTGCAGCAACAGCTTAAGGCCCTGCTGAAAAACTCGCCACAGAAAAAAGATGAAAGCCTTTAA
- a CDS encoding YcjX family protein, with protein sequence MALINKEKIKKLKNKTNEWLNRSIDQHVTLAVTGLSRSGKTAFITSLVNQLINEGNGARLSFFNPVHQGRFIAAKRVPQKHFNVARFDFDRAMAAFCAEPAIWPEPTQGISELRLAIRYQPQASLLKYATDMATLYLDITDYPGEWLLDLPMMNLSYQEWSEQTCELLSRAPRQEAAAGFIGKLAQLDPLQKADEDLLAKLSQEYTRLLHHFRYELGLSVIQPGRFILPGELAGAPVLQFIPFPALERLDSEQYQKAGEETLIGMLKARYQAYKQDVVAKFYKQHFVNFDRQIVLADCLTPLNKGRESFSDLQQAIALIMESYKYGRSGLLSRLFSPKIDRLLFAATKADHVTPEQHPHLVALLNQLIHGTKQELNFEAIDIKTLAIAAVKTTKTGKSLHQGEEVPVIRGRRLSDNQQITVFPGTVPAKLPKAQYWQEMAFNFIAFAPGSLHGTAEALPHVRMDQVLEFLLGDKMA encoded by the coding sequence ATGGCGTTAATAAACAAAGAGAAAATCAAGAAATTAAAAAACAAGACCAATGAGTGGCTTAACCGCTCGATAGACCAGCATGTCACCCTGGCGGTAACCGGGTTAAGCCGCAGCGGCAAAACGGCCTTTATCACCTCTTTAGTCAACCAGCTGATCAATGAAGGCAACGGTGCCAGGTTAAGCTTTTTTAATCCGGTGCACCAGGGGCGTTTTATTGCCGCCAAACGGGTGCCGCAAAAGCATTTTAATGTGGCCCGCTTTGACTTTGACCGGGCGATGGCGGCGTTTTGCGCCGAACCGGCCATCTGGCCTGAGCCGACACAGGGCATCAGCGAGCTGCGCCTGGCGATCCGCTACCAGCCCCAGGCATCTTTATTAAAGTACGCCACCGACATGGCCACTCTTTACCTGGATATCACCGATTATCCGGGGGAGTGGTTGCTGGATCTGCCGATGATGAACTTATCCTATCAGGAATGGTCGGAGCAAACCTGTGAATTATTAAGCCGGGCACCGCGCCAGGAGGCGGCAGCCGGTTTTATTGGAAAACTGGCGCAACTGGACCCTTTGCAAAAGGCGGATGAAGACCTGCTGGCAAAATTATCGCAGGAATATACCCGGTTATTGCACCATTTTCGTTATGAGCTGGGTTTGTCGGTGATCCAGCCGGGGCGCTTTATTTTACCCGGCGAACTGGCCGGCGCCCCCGTGCTGCAGTTTATTCCTTTCCCAGCCCTGGAGCGGCTCGACAGCGAACAATATCAAAAGGCCGGTGAAGAGACCCTGATCGGCATGTTAAAAGCCCGTTACCAGGCCTATAAACAGGATGTCGTGGCTAAGTTTTACAAACAGCACTTTGTTAATTTTGACCGGCAAATCGTCTTGGCGGACTGTCTTACGCCGTTAAATAAAGGCCGGGAGAGTTTTTCCGATCTGCAGCAGGCGATTGCGCTTATCATGGAAAGCTATAAATATGGCCGTTCGGGTTTGTTGTCCCGGTTATTTTCCCCGAAAATCGACCGTTTGCTTTTTGCCGCGACCAAGGCGGATCATGTCACTCCGGAGCAGCATCCTCATCTGGTGGCCTTGCTGAATCAGCTGATTCACGGGACTAAACAAGAACTTAATTTTGAAGCCATAGATATCAAGACCCTGGCCATTGCCGCGGTAAAAACCACGAAAACCGGCAAAAGCCTGCACCAGGGGGAAGAGGTGCCTGTGATCCGGGGGCGGCGCTTAAGCGATAACCAACAAATTACGGTATTCCCCGGCACTGTACCGGCAAAATTACCCAAAGCACAGTACTGGCAAGAAATGGCCTTTAACTTTATTGCCTTTGCGCCCGGGTCGCTTCATGGCACTGCGGAGGCTTTGCCGCATGTGCGTATGGACCAGGTACTGGAGTTTTTACTGGGAGATAAGATGGCATGA